In Ilumatobacter fluminis, the following proteins share a genomic window:
- the thrH gene encoding bifunctional phosphoserine phosphatase/homoserine phosphotransferase ThrH: MSQRQTIVTLDLEGVLVPEVWIAVAERTGIEALTRTTRDEPDYDVLMRYRLDILAEHGLTMPLVQDVIAGLEPLPGAKAFLDELRERTQVIILSDTFEQFAAPLMRQLGMPTVFCHRLVVEDDRITDYRLRQPDQKRKSVEAFHSLEYKVIAAGDSYNDTTMLGAADAGFLFHAPENVIAEFPQFPAVDEYADLLELITAELV, encoded by the coding sequence ATGAGCCAGCGGCAGACGATCGTGACCCTCGATCTCGAAGGGGTCCTGGTCCCCGAGGTGTGGATCGCCGTCGCCGAACGGACCGGCATCGAGGCGCTCACCCGCACCACCCGCGACGAGCCCGACTACGACGTCCTCATGCGGTACCGGCTCGACATCCTGGCCGAGCACGGCCTCACCATGCCGCTCGTCCAGGACGTGATCGCCGGGCTCGAACCGCTCCCCGGCGCCAAGGCGTTCCTCGACGAACTGCGCGAGCGCACCCAGGTGATCATCCTCTCCGACACGTTCGAACAGTTCGCCGCTCCGCTCATGCGCCAACTCGGCATGCCGACCGTGTTCTGCCACCGACTCGTCGTCGAAGACGATCGCATCACCGACTACCGCCTGCGTCAGCCCGACCAGAAGCGCAAGTCGGTGGAGGCGTTCCACTCGCTCGAGTACAAGGTGATCGCGGCCGGGGACTCGTACAACGACACGACCATGCTCGGGGCAGCCGACGCCGGCTTCTTGTTCCACGCTCCTGAGAACGTGATCGCCGAGTTCCCCCAGTTCCCGGCCGTCGACGAGTACGCCGATCTGCTCGAGCTGATCACCGCCGAACTCGTCTGA
- the udp gene encoding uridine phosphorylase: MPPCGQYGDDVSDVFHLDLTRADLDGATLAILPGDPGRVPKIAERFDEHVHLASNREYTSHLARADGAPVVVCSTGIGGPSVSIAVEELAQLGIRTFLRVGTTGALQPDIAVADVIVTTGAVRLDGASRHFAPLEYPAVADLTCATTLVEAARSLDLTVHTGVTASSDTFYPGQERYDTVSGYVRREFQGSAEEWTRLHVLNYEMEGATLFTQCAANGWRAGMVAGVLVNRNTQEIPDPSVHDVVEANAVSTVVEAARRLVSSS; the protein is encoded by the coding sequence ATGCCACCGTGCGGGCAGTACGGTGACGATGTGTCCGATGTCTTCCACCTCGACCTGACCCGAGCCGACCTCGACGGTGCGACCCTGGCGATCCTGCCCGGTGACCCGGGTCGTGTCCCGAAGATCGCCGAACGGTTCGACGAACACGTCCACCTCGCGTCGAATCGTGAGTACACGAGCCACCTGGCGCGTGCCGACGGTGCCCCGGTGGTCGTGTGCTCGACCGGCATCGGCGGCCCGTCGGTGTCGATCGCGGTCGAGGAACTCGCCCAGCTCGGTATCCGCACGTTCCTGCGTGTCGGCACCACCGGTGCCCTCCAGCCCGACATCGCGGTCGCCGACGTGATCGTGACCACCGGCGCCGTCCGACTCGACGGCGCAAGCCGCCACTTCGCCCCGCTCGAGTACCCGGCGGTCGCCGACCTGACGTGCGCGACCACCCTGGTCGAGGCGGCGCGTTCGCTCGACCTGACGGTGCACACCGGCGTCACCGCCTCGTCCGACACCTTCTACCCCGGGCAGGAGCGGTACGACACCGTGTCGGGCTATGTGCGGCGTGAGTTCCAGGGCAGTGCCGAGGAGTGGACGAGGCTCCACGTCCTCAACTACGAGATGGAGGGAGCGACCCTCTTCACCCAGTGCGCAGCCAACGGGTGGCGTGCGGGCATGGTCGCCGGGGTGCTCGTCAACCGGAACACGCAGGAGATCCCCGACCCGTCGGTGCACGACGTGGTCGAGGCCAACGCCGTCTCGACCGTGGTCGAGGCGGCGCGTCGCCTCGTCAGCTCCAGCTGA
- a CDS encoding alpha/beta hydrolase: protein MQQTEGTFTAFDGTTIFHRTWTPDGDAKAVVLLVHGLGEHLGRYQHVARRLTDAGYVVAALDHRGHGKSGGKRVFVKSYDEFMRDLAQFRRQVEGEHPGLPLVLLGHSMGGNLVMGHTLGNQSGITGIALSGAALKVGDDFSPIQRKIFSGIAKVAPGFRPQGLDASSISHDPAVVEAYLADPLVYTGKISAGLGAALFDAMDSFPDRYPSLALPIWIGHGTDDQLADVAGSHELEAGATNADIESHYYEGLAHEIFNEPEQDEVLGDLVAWLDRTVAPS from the coding sequence ATGCAGCAGACCGAGGGCACCTTCACGGCATTCGACGGCACCACGATCTTCCATCGCACGTGGACACCCGACGGCGACGCCAAAGCGGTCGTCCTGCTGGTGCACGGACTCGGCGAGCACCTCGGCCGCTACCAGCACGTCGCCCGACGCCTCACCGACGCCGGCTACGTCGTCGCCGCACTCGATCACCGCGGCCACGGCAAGTCGGGCGGCAAGCGCGTCTTCGTCAAGTCGTACGACGAGTTCATGCGCGACCTCGCCCAGTTCCGTCGCCAGGTCGAAGGTGAGCATCCCGGTCTCCCGCTCGTGCTGCTCGGTCACTCGATGGGCGGCAACCTGGTGATGGGCCACACGCTCGGCAACCAGTCCGGCATCACCGGCATTGCCCTGTCGGGTGCCGCGCTCAAGGTGGGCGACGACTTCTCCCCCATTCAGCGCAAGATCTTCAGCGGCATCGCCAAGGTCGCGCCCGGCTTCCGCCCGCAGGGCCTCGACGCGTCGAGCATCAGCCACGACCCGGCCGTCGTCGAGGCCTACCTCGCCGACCCGCTCGTGTACACCGGCAAGATCTCGGCCGGGCTCGGCGCCGCCCTGTTCGACGCGATGGACAGCTTCCCCGACCGCTACCCGAGCCTGGCCCTGCCGATCTGGATCGGACACGGCACCGACGACCAGCTCGCCGACGTGGCCGGTTCGCACGAGCTCGAGGCCGGTGCCACCAACGCCGACATCGAGTCGCACTACTACGAGGGCCTCGCACACGAGATCTTCAACGAGCCCGAGCAGGACGAGGTCCTCGGCGACCTCGTGGCGTGGCTCGACCGCACGGTCGCACCTTCGTGA
- a CDS encoding nitroreductase family deazaflavin-dependent oxidoreductase: MPIEGEYEPSQLEWVRDQVEAYEASGGTEANTLRDTGIPVIIVTMRGASSGKVRKIALMRVEHDGAYCLVASYGGAPKHPAWYANLVADPMVMIQDGPEPHDYRVREVSGDERAEWWERAVNVFSPYAEYEVSAAEHDRIIPVFVAERV, encoded by the coding sequence ATGCCGATCGAAGGTGAGTACGAACCGTCCCAGCTCGAGTGGGTCCGCGACCAGGTCGAGGCCTACGAGGCGTCGGGCGGGACCGAGGCGAACACCCTGCGCGACACGGGGATCCCGGTGATCATCGTGACGATGCGCGGCGCGTCGTCGGGCAAGGTCCGCAAGATCGCGCTCATGCGAGTCGAGCACGACGGGGCCTACTGCCTGGTGGCGTCGTACGGTGGCGCGCCCAAGCATCCGGCCTGGTACGCCAACCTGGTGGCCGACCCGATGGTGATGATTCAGGACGGCCCCGAACCCCACGACTACCGGGTGCGAGAGGTCAGCGGTGACGAACGTGCCGAGTGGTGGGAGCGCGCCGTGAACGTGTTCTCGCCCTACGCCGAGTACGAGGTGAGCGCCGCCGAACACGACCGGATCATCCCGGTGTTCGTCGCCGAACGGGTCTGA
- a CDS encoding DUF3048 domain-containing protein gives MNRTKIAAAAVSIALLVAACGGGGDDEAVETTVETTAAPTTVETTSAPTTEATTTTTEAEATTTTTVPDILRMPLTGSPIADEAEIPDRPALIVKITNAGPTDTPQAGLNSADIVIEEIINDSVTRLAAVFHSDGSDPVGPIRSGRAQDVNILRMFQQPLFAWSGGNASVTRAIRDSDMIDLDARYTPGYYRRSGRTSPNNLYSSTDVLWDQTTEEAGRPVTVFPYLGLDEVPTGESATEIQIALDSTDAVWTYDPESGRYFRDQDGQEHNAETSDGVEQIWTDNVVVMLADYGVNVFDGNPDAQTQGTNPVYVFSGGTVREGVWLRFDPTDPVGLYDNVDDLNEIGLQPGRTWLEIPRNDDDVLSWS, from the coding sequence GTGAACCGAACGAAGATTGCGGCTGCGGCCGTCTCCATCGCCCTGTTGGTCGCCGCCTGCGGCGGCGGTGGCGACGACGAGGCCGTCGAGACGACCGTCGAGACGACTGCCGCCCCCACCACGGTCGAGACGACGTCCGCCCCGACCACCGAGGCGACGACGACCACCACCGAGGCCGAGGCCACGACGACCACCACCGTGCCCGACATCTTGCGGATGCCGCTGACGGGGTCGCCGATCGCCGACGAGGCCGAGATCCCCGATCGTCCGGCGCTGATCGTCAAGATCACCAATGCCGGGCCGACCGACACGCCCCAGGCCGGTCTCAACAGCGCCGACATCGTGATCGAGGAGATCATCAACGACAGCGTGACCCGACTCGCTGCGGTCTTCCACTCCGACGGCTCCGACCCGGTCGGCCCGATCCGGTCGGGCCGCGCCCAAGACGTCAACATCCTGCGGATGTTCCAGCAGCCGCTGTTCGCCTGGAGCGGCGGCAACGCATCGGTCACCCGCGCCATCCGCGACTCCGACATGATCGACCTCGACGCCCGCTACACACCGGGTTACTACCGGCGATCCGGTCGCACGTCGCCGAACAACCTGTACTCGAGCACCGACGTGCTCTGGGACCAGACGACCGAGGAGGCGGGCCGACCCGTCACGGTGTTCCCGTACCTCGGCCTCGACGAGGTCCCGACTGGTGAGTCGGCGACCGAGATCCAGATCGCGCTCGACTCGACCGACGCCGTGTGGACCTACGACCCCGAGTCGGGCCGCTACTTCCGCGACCAGGACGGCCAGGAGCACAATGCCGAGACGTCCGACGGTGTCGAGCAGATCTGGACCGACAACGTGGTCGTCATGCTCGCCGACTACGGCGTCAACGTCTTCGACGGCAACCCCGACGCCCAGACGCAGGGAACGAACCCGGTCTACGTGTTCAGCGGCGGCACCGTGCGCGAGGGCGTCTGGTTGCGCTTCGACCCGACCGACCCGGTCGGCCTGTACGACAACGTCGACGATCTGAACGAGATCGGTCTCCAGCCCGGTCGCACCTGGCTCGAGATCCCCCGCAACGACGACGACGTGCTCAGCTGGAGCTGA
- a CDS encoding c-type cytochrome: MRTVRLFGAFVLAAVVLGVSACGADGEGAAGIYRTNGCSACHGADLGGGALGPALTWSEGDTVELADGSTATIDADYVERAIVDPSAEIVAGWEDTMPVASLSASEVDLLVDYLLAGP; the protein is encoded by the coding sequence ATGCGAACGGTGCGGTTGTTCGGAGCCTTCGTCCTGGCGGCAGTGGTGCTGGGGGTGTCGGCGTGCGGCGCCGACGGCGAGGGCGCAGCCGGGATCTACCGCACCAACGGCTGTTCGGCATGCCACGGTGCCGACCTGGGAGGCGGTGCACTCGGTCCGGCACTCACCTGGTCGGAGGGAGACACGGTCGAACTCGCCGACGGGAGCACGGCGACGATCGACGCCGACTACGTCGAGCGGGCGATCGTCGACCCGTCGGCCGAGATCGTGGCGGGGTGGGAGGACACGATGCCGGTCGCATCGCTGTCGGCGTCGGAGGTCGACCTGCTGGTCGACTACCTGCTGGCCGGTCCCTGA
- a CDS encoding mechanosensitive ion channel family protein, which translates to MHLAGLLVSTLPEPPDVEEVIDTDGLTGSDWLQAGGIFVGSIVVAVIVNRIVRAVMRRSVANEFAVIITARLCAYTVFAVGLVYSMSSLGVRVGPLLGALGITTLVLALALQSVAENFVGGLILQARRPFTIGDTVELDDHVGVVTDIDSRTTVMRGLDGTMIRIPNGDVLKNPIVTLTRERLRRSELVVGVAYDSNLERATEVLLEAVGRVERIVDVPEPMVLLTQFGESTIDITIYYWHRSEVPAELAATHDLMLAVHQALADAGITIAFPQMVVWPGHDADGDPYGRHPGPVYSEQPHAPPPAPEPASKRDVERRRRRFSRR; encoded by the coding sequence ATGCACCTCGCCGGCCTCCTCGTCTCGACGCTCCCGGAGCCTCCCGACGTCGAGGAGGTCATCGACACCGACGGTCTCACCGGCAGCGACTGGCTCCAGGCCGGTGGGATCTTCGTCGGGTCGATCGTCGTCGCGGTCATCGTCAACCGGATCGTCCGCGCCGTCATGCGGCGATCGGTCGCGAACGAGTTCGCGGTCATCATCACCGCGCGGCTCTGCGCATACACCGTGTTCGCCGTCGGGCTCGTCTACTCGATGAGCTCGCTCGGCGTCCGCGTCGGGCCCCTGCTCGGCGCCCTCGGCATCACCACCCTCGTCCTGGCGCTGGCGTTGCAGAGCGTGGCGGAGAACTTCGTCGGCGGTCTCATCCTGCAGGCACGCCGCCCGTTCACGATCGGCGACACGGTCGAACTCGACGACCACGTCGGCGTCGTGACCGACATCGACTCGCGCACGACGGTGATGCGGGGTCTCGACGGGACGATGATCCGGATCCCGAACGGTGACGTGCTCAAGAACCCGATCGTCACCCTCACCCGCGAGCGACTGCGCCGGTCCGAGCTGGTCGTCGGGGTGGCGTACGACTCGAACCTCGAACGGGCGACCGAGGTGCTGCTCGAGGCGGTCGGCCGGGTCGAGCGGATCGTCGACGTTCCCGAGCCGATGGTGTTGCTCACCCAGTTCGGTGAGTCGACGATCGACATCACGATCTACTACTGGCACCGCTCCGAAGTCCCGGCCGAGTTGGCGGCGACCCACGATCTGATGCTCGCGGTCCATCAGGCGCTCGCCGACGCGGGCATCACGATCGCGTTCCCCCAGATGGTCGTGTGGCCCGGCCACGACGCCGACGGCGATCCGTACGGCCGACACCCGGGCCCGGTGTACTCGGAGCAACCCCACGCGCCGCCGCCGGCTCCCGAGCCGGCGTCGAAGCGCGACGTCGAGCGGCGCCGCCGCCGGTTCTCGCGCCGCTGA
- a CDS encoding DMT family transporter, with translation MTDDESSSGDVRAGLIAVAAAVTAWGSTGVIIKVIDMNAIAIAAWRFSIYAVLMTIVLLVRGNRLTKHLLWTSLPGGALLAADVMLFFVAVRTTNIVNATTIGAMQPIVIAVYATRFMGEKIGRRDLLAAAVAIVGVVVVITQSSGTPEWSGAGDLAALGALFAWSGYFIVAKRTAGKLTPHEFTTGTAWWVGLFAFAVGLVAGQDMAPPSGDDWLPVVALILVGGVVGHSLMNWGIPRLPVWLASTMTLLIPVVSSLAAWIFLDEALTAPQLVAMAVVIGALWVVVVTQTKTPVSPPQDIVELET, from the coding sequence GTGACCGACGACGAGTCCTCGTCCGGCGACGTGCGCGCCGGGCTGATCGCCGTCGCGGCGGCCGTCACGGCCTGGGGGTCGACCGGCGTCATCATCAAGGTGATCGACATGAACGCGATCGCCATTGCGGCGTGGCGGTTCTCGATCTACGCCGTCCTGATGACGATCGTGTTGCTCGTCCGGGGGAACCGGCTGACCAAGCACCTGCTGTGGACCTCGTTGCCGGGCGGCGCCCTGTTGGCCGCCGACGTGATGCTGTTCTTCGTCGCGGTCCGGACCACCAACATCGTGAACGCCACGACCATCGGGGCCATGCAGCCGATCGTGATCGCCGTCTACGCGACCCGGTTCATGGGCGAGAAGATCGGGCGACGCGACCTGCTGGCTGCGGCGGTCGCGATCGTCGGAGTCGTCGTCGTCATCACGCAGTCGTCCGGCACCCCGGAATGGAGCGGCGCCGGCGACCTGGCTGCACTCGGTGCGTTATTCGCCTGGAGCGGCTACTTCATCGTCGCGAAGCGCACGGCGGGCAAGTTGACGCCCCACGAGTTCACCACGGGAACGGCATGGTGGGTCGGTCTGTTCGCCTTCGCGGTCGGCCTCGTCGCCGGTCAGGACATGGCTCCCCCGTCGGGTGACGACTGGCTGCCGGTCGTAGCGCTGATCCTCGTCGGCGGCGTGGTCGGTCACTCGCTCATGAACTGGGGCATCCCGCGCCTCCCGGTCTGGCTCGCGTCGACGATGACGCTGCTCATCCCGGTCGTCTCGTCGCTCGCCGCGTGGATCTTCCTCGACGAGGCGCTCACGGCACCACAGCTCGTGGCGATGGCGGTCGTCATCGGGGCGTTGTGGGTGGTCGTGGTCACCCAGACCAAGACACCGGTCAGCCCGCCGCAGGACATCGTCGAACTCGAGACCTGA
- a CDS encoding SMP-30/gluconolactonase/LRE family protein, with translation MTRPPEPAVYDVFDDRFVDLIAPSGELEHLADGCAWAEGPVYVAAERALYWSDVRNDRRMRFDEATGEVSEAERPANFCNGHTLDRDGVIVACEHGTRSVVRWWPDGRRETVADSFDGKRLNSPNDVVVASDGAVWFTDPTYGIDSDAEGYAAESEIGSSNVYRVHPATGEVTVQITDLVRPNGLAFSPDETRLFVSDTGVSHVEGGPRHIRVFDVDEPVAQVTGGGGVFATCPAGVFDGFRFDDSGRLWASGEQGVHVYTTDGVLLGTIRLPETCANLEFAGDHLYMTATTSLYRLRLR, from the coding sequence GTGACGCGCCCTCCGGAACCCGCCGTGTACGACGTGTTCGACGATCGATTCGTCGACCTGATCGCCCCGTCGGGCGAGTTGGAGCACCTCGCCGACGGTTGCGCGTGGGCCGAGGGGCCGGTGTACGTCGCCGCCGAACGGGCCCTCTACTGGAGCGACGTCCGCAACGACCGCCGGATGCGGTTCGACGAGGCGACGGGTGAGGTGAGCGAGGCAGAGCGGCCTGCGAACTTCTGCAACGGGCACACGCTCGATCGTGACGGGGTGATCGTGGCCTGCGAACACGGCACCCGCTCGGTGGTGCGCTGGTGGCCGGACGGTCGACGCGAGACCGTCGCCGACTCGTTCGACGGCAAGCGTCTGAACAGTCCGAACGACGTCGTGGTCGCGAGCGACGGCGCCGTCTGGTTCACCGACCCGACGTACGGCATCGACTCGGACGCCGAGGGGTACGCCGCCGAGAGCGAGATCGGATCGAGCAACGTGTACCGGGTGCATCCGGCGACGGGCGAGGTGACGGTGCAGATCACCGACCTGGTCCGCCCGAACGGGCTGGCGTTCTCACCGGACGAGACACGGCTGTTCGTGTCCGACACCGGTGTGAGCCACGTGGAGGGCGGCCCGCGACACATCCGGGTGTTCGACGTCGACGAGCCGGTCGCACAGGTGACCGGCGGGGGAGGGGTGTTCGCGACCTGCCCGGCCGGGGTGTTCGACGGCTTCCGCTTCGACGACTCGGGTCGGCTGTGGGCCAGCGGCGAGCAGGGCGTGCACGTCTACACCACCGACGGGGTGCTGCTCGGCACCATCCGTCTGCCTGAGACGTGCGCCAACCTCGAGTTCGCCGGCGACCACCTCTACATGACGGCGACCACGTCCCTGTACCGCCTCCGCCTCCGCTGA
- a CDS encoding HNH endonuclease signature motif containing protein, producing MFEAVLDTVVGMTDNEITEALRANELAARSAAAERAALIAVAENRGIYRITHRSSAGWLRSELDCGDGTIGRDRALARLLDTHPSIADALAAGRFSTDHALQIGRIFQNPRIANLLGTIVDVLVELAEHRSYAEFRGDIDALIEQLDTDGAFADLADAVESRDARVVDLNGEVVIEASGGDPIQAAQLVAVFETFVEAEYQHDLTQRRAEHPDDPEQWPLPRTAGQRRFDALIAMVAAAAASPDGRALPEPTVAIIIDDHSTHEVLTHAGITLPSGDMIDDQPIIADPDTGEQLDATMNGLAEALLDDPEAFLERRCETSTGSKIHPMIALRALLTGHVRRVVVDSNGHVIDYGTKQRLFTGPARQAALLLASTCIYPGCRLPARMCQVDHNEPWSTGGPTDQTNAVPLCGVHNRIKHRDGLTIVHDDHGRPHTQRPDGTIILPVGERPPDIAPTNPIDTILIHLKQLPAA from the coding sequence ATGTTCGAGGCCGTCCTCGACACCGTGGTCGGCATGACCGACAACGAGATCACCGAAGCGCTGCGTGCCAACGAACTCGCCGCCCGCTCCGCCGCTGCCGAACGAGCCGCCCTGATCGCCGTTGCCGAGAACCGCGGCATCTACCGCATCACCCACCGATCGTCGGCCGGCTGGCTCCGAAGCGAACTCGACTGCGGTGACGGCACCATCGGCCGCGACCGCGCCCTCGCCCGCCTCCTCGACACCCACCCCTCGATCGCCGACGCCCTCGCCGCCGGACGGTTCTCGACCGACCACGCCCTCCAGATCGGCCGCATCTTCCAGAACCCGCGCATCGCGAACCTGCTCGGCACGATCGTCGACGTCCTCGTCGAACTCGCCGAACACCGCTCCTACGCCGAGTTCCGCGGCGACATCGACGCCCTGATCGAACAACTCGACACCGACGGCGCGTTCGCCGACCTCGCCGACGCCGTCGAATCACGCGACGCCCGCGTCGTCGACCTCAACGGCGAAGTCGTCATCGAGGCCTCCGGCGGCGACCCGATCCAAGCCGCCCAACTCGTTGCGGTGTTCGAAACCTTCGTCGAAGCCGAATACCAACACGACCTCACCCAACGCCGCGCCGAACACCCCGACGACCCCGAACAATGGCCACTGCCTCGCACCGCCGGCCAACGACGCTTCGACGCCCTCATCGCCATGGTCGCCGCCGCCGCCGCATCACCCGACGGACGCGCCCTGCCCGAACCGACCGTCGCGATCATCATCGACGACCACTCCACCCACGAAGTCCTCACACACGCCGGCATCACCCTCCCCTCCGGCGACATGATCGACGACCAACCAATCATCGCCGACCCCGACACCGGCGAACAGCTCGACGCCACCATGAACGGCCTCGCCGAAGCACTCCTCGACGACCCCGAAGCCTTCCTCGAACGCCGCTGCGAAACCTCCACCGGCTCGAAAATCCACCCGATGATCGCACTCCGGGCCCTCCTCACCGGCCACGTCCGCCGAGTCGTCGTCGACTCCAACGGTCACGTCATCGACTACGGCACCAAACAACGCCTCTTCACCGGACCCGCCCGACAAGCAGCACTCCTGCTCGCCAGCACATGCATCTACCCCGGCTGCCGACTACCCGCACGAATGTGCCAGGTCGACCACAACGAACCGTGGTCGACCGGAGGCCCCACCGACCAAACCAACGCCGTGCCACTCTGCGGCGTCCACAACCGCATCAAACACCGTGACGGCCTCACCATCGTCCACGACGACCACGGCCGCCCCCACACCCAACGCCCTGACGGAACCATCATCCTCCCCGTCGGCGAACGCCCACCCGACATCGCCCCCACCAACCCCATCGACACCATCCTCATCCACCTCAAACAACTCCCCGCCGCCTGA
- a CDS encoding NADP-dependent isocitrate dehydrogenase, with protein sequence MTESKIIYTHTDEAPALATYSFLPIIEAFAGAAGIDVETRDISLAGRVVSQFPEFVAEDRRIPDHLAELGELATTPEANIIKLPNISASMPQLKATIAELQAKGYDLPDYPDEPSTPEEEDIKARYDRVKGSAVNPVLREGNSDRRAPRAVKEYAKVNPHSMGAWSSDSKTTVATMGEHDFRSNERSVTMGAADELRIEHVAADGTVTVLKQSVPVQEGEVVDGTFMSSDALDRFLAEQVDAARDAGVLFSLHMKATMMKVSDPIIFGHGVVTYFAPIFEKYGDVLEAAGADPANGWNQVLTVIDGLDDDTKAAIHADIDAVYANGPDLAMVDSDRGITNLHVPSDVIIDASMPAMIRNGGQMWDKNGDTRDTLAVIPDSSYAGVYQAVIDDCKANGAYDPTTMGTVPNVGLMAQKAEEYGSHDKTFEIADAGTVRVVNQAGDTVLDFEVDAGDIWRMCNVRDLPIQDWVKLAVTRARATGAPAVFWLDEQRAHDAELIRKVARYLEDHDTEGLEIHVMAPAEATKFSVDRIRQGLDTISVTGNVLRDYNTDLFPILELGTSAKMLSVVPLMNGGGLFETGAGGSAPKHVQQFEKENYLRWDSLGEFLALAVSLEHLGEVTDNPKAKVLADALDAATGKLLQENKSPARRLGSIDNRGSHAYLAKYWAEALAAQTDDAELAAAFAPVAAQFAEHESQINDELIGAQGHPNDLGGYFMPEPDLAAAAMRPSPTLNGIIASI encoded by the coding sequence GTGACCGAGTCGAAGATCATCTACACCCACACCGACGAAGCCCCGGCATTGGCGACGTACTCGTTCCTGCCGATCATCGAGGCGTTCGCCGGAGCCGCCGGCATCGACGTCGAGACCCGCGACATCTCGCTCGCCGGGCGCGTCGTCTCGCAGTTCCCCGAGTTCGTCGCCGAAGACCGGCGCATCCCCGACCATCTCGCCGAGTTGGGCGAGCTGGCCACCACCCCCGAGGCCAACATCATCAAGCTCCCGAACATCTCGGCCTCGATGCCCCAGCTCAAGGCCACGATCGCCGAACTCCAGGCGAAGGGATACGACCTCCCCGACTACCCCGACGAGCCGTCGACGCCCGAGGAAGAAGACATCAAGGCCCGCTACGACCGCGTGAAGGGTTCGGCCGTGAACCCGGTGCTGCGCGAAGGCAACTCCGACCGACGGGCGCCGCGTGCGGTCAAGGAGTACGCCAAGGTCAACCCGCACTCGATGGGCGCCTGGTCGTCCGACTCGAAGACGACGGTCGCCACGATGGGTGAGCACGATTTCCGGTCGAACGAGCGCTCGGTCACGATGGGCGCGGCCGACGAGCTGCGCATCGAGCACGTCGCCGCCGACGGCACGGTCACCGTGCTCAAGCAGTCGGTGCCCGTGCAGGAAGGCGAGGTCGTCGACGGCACGTTCATGTCGAGCGACGCCCTCGACCGCTTCCTCGCCGAGCAGGTCGACGCCGCGCGTGACGCCGGCGTCCTGTTCTCGCTCCACATGAAGGCCACGATGATGAAGGTTTCCGACCCGATCATCTTCGGCCACGGCGTCGTCACCTACTTCGCCCCGATCTTCGAGAAGTACGGCGACGTCCTCGAGGCCGCCGGCGCCGACCCGGCCAACGGCTGGAACCAGGTACTGACCGTCATCGACGGCCTCGACGACGACACCAAGGCCGCCATCCACGCCGACATCGATGCCGTCTACGCCAACGGTCCCGACCTGGCGATGGTCGACTCCGATCGCGGCATCACCAACCTGCACGTGCCGAGCGACGTCATCATCGACGCTTCGATGCCGGCGATGATCCGCAACGGTGGCCAGATGTGGGACAAGAACGGTGACACCCGCGACACCCTCGCCGTCATCCCCGACTCGAGCTACGCCGGCGTGTACCAAGCCGTCATCGACGACTGCAAGGCCAACGGCGCCTACGACCCGACGACGATGGGCACGGTTCCCAACGTCGGTCTGATGGCCCAGAAGGCCGAGGAGTACGGCAGCCACGACAAGACGTTCGAGATCGCCGACGCCGGCACGGTGCGGGTCGTGAACCAGGCGGGCGACACCGTGCTCGACTTCGAGGTCGACGCAGGCGACATCTGGCGCATGTGCAACGTTCGCGATCTGCCGATCCAGGACTGGGTGAAGCTCGCCGTGACCCGGGCCCGTGCCACCGGCGCCCCTGCCGTGTTCTGGCTCGACGAGCAGCGTGCACACGACGCCGAACTGATCAGGAAGGTCGCCCGTTACCTCGAAGACCACGACACCGAGGGTCTCGAGATCCACGTGATGGCACCGGCCGAGGCGACCAAGTTCTCGGTCGATCGCATCCGTCAGGGGCTCGACACGATCTCGGTCACCGGCAACGTGCTGCGCGACTACAACACCGACCTGTTCCCGATCCTCGAACTCGGCACCAGCGCCAAGATGCTCTCGGTCGTGCCGCTCATGAACGGTGGCGGCCTGTTCGAGACCGGTGCCGGCGGTTCGGCACCCAAGCACGTCCAGCAGTTCGAGAAGGAGAACTACCTCCGCTGGGACAGCCTCGGAGAGTTCCTCGCCCTCGCCGTGTCGCTCGAACACCTCGGCGAGGTGACCGACAACCCGAAGGCGAAGGTGCTCGCCGACGCCCTCGACGCGGCCACCGGCAAGCTCCTCCAGGAGAACAAGTCGCCGGCCCGCCGGCTCGGTTCGATCGACAACCGTGGCAGCCACGCCTACCTGGCGAAGTACTGGGCCGAGGCGCTCGCCGCCCAGACCGACGACGCCGAACTGGCCGCCGCATTCGCTCCGGTCGCTGCTCAGTTCGCCGAGCACGAATCGCAGATCAACGACGAGCTGATCGGTGCGCAGGGTCATCCGAACGACCTCGGCGGCTACTTCATGCCCGAACCCGATCTCGCCGCCGCGGCGATGCGTCCGAGCCCGACGCTGAACGGGATCATCGCCTCGATCTGA